The following coding sequences lie in one Sorex araneus isolate mSorAra2 chromosome 4, mSorAra2.pri, whole genome shotgun sequence genomic window:
- the CCDC71 gene encoding coiled-coil domain-containing protein 71, with translation MSVVVQHVEEKAVHSWSRISTAGKKALEEALHVFNPMSQDLSATEAQLVAFLQGLREDGFQPTILRSGDVYGYSSCTANPPSQTKLQARAPTPTTTSPPVSAPRTNMRPPAGQATLLPMPLSGRLAKASTPALTKHATTNLLLSSLKQSSASRAQGAAVGFPARLYPGVYPAMRLSVVLEALVPLKTPMPCLGAKHKAQSLKLSFADSPLKLRKGAGKRSGNPQSKAPRKATGKGPKCLTGRGSRAGYRQGPGSQNKTHKATRFLGGQQMKSGSALSTKLAWSKEALSLARAAHAQAKVAQIQAKTAKAQAKNETAQVKAKTDRIRANVKAAGIGARANAVQAKAKAIRARARAEAKMAQTQPRARGNGRPQGSVQARTTKSVQIGHPETLGQKRKRDEEATDLPPGKRTRRGPWSPKARRGPGTAKLLKFWAIKVDRQSSDDEVRQQAQRILCVNLSPIIQLQPLLPDSTSTLTPSQSNVWGN, from the coding sequence ATGAGCGTGGTGGTGCAGCATGTGGAGGAGAAAGCTGTGCACTCCTGGTCACGGATCTCCACGGCAGGAAAGAAGGCCTTGGAGGAGGCACTGCATGTCTTTAACCCCATGAGCCAGGATCTCAGTGCCACAGAGGCCCAGCTGGTGGCCTTCCTCCAGGGCCTGCGGGAAGATGGCTTTCAACCGACCATTCTGCGCAGTGGTGATGTCTATGGCTACAGTTCATGCACAGCTAATCCCCCAAGCCAGACGAAGCTGCAAGCTCGTGCCCCAACCCCAACTACCACTTCACCTCCAGTTAGTGCTCCTCGAACTAACATGCGTCCGCCTGCAGGACAGGCCACGCTGCTACCCATGCCTCTGTCTGGCAGGCTGGCCAAAGCATCCACTCCAGCCCTCACGAAGCATGCCACCACCAACCTGTTACTGAGCTCCCTGAAGCAGTCAAGTGCCAGTCGTGCCCAGGGTGCTGCAGTGGGCTTCCCAGCTCGCCTCTATCCAGGTGTCTACCCTGCCATGCGACTCTCTGTTGTCCTTGAGGCCCTGGTTCCACTCAAGACCCCCATGCCCTGCTTGGGTGCCAAGCACAAGGCACAGTCATTAAAACTCTCATTTGCAGATTCTCCTCTGAAGCTACGAAAAGGTGCAGGGAAAAGGTCAGGGAACCCCCAATCCAAAGCTCCTAGAAAAGCTACAGGCAAGGGTCCCAAGTGTTTGACAGGCAGAGGTTCCAGGGCTGGATACCGACAAGGCCCTGGAtctcaaaacaaaacccacaaagcCACTAGGTTCCTTGGTGGCCAGCAAATGAAAAGTGGCTCTGCCCTGAGTACCAAATTAGCCTGGTCCAAGGAAGCTCTGTCACTGGCCAGAGCAGCCCATGCCCAGGCCAAGGTGGCTCAAATACAAGCTAAAACTGCCAAGGCCCAAGCAAAAAATGAGACAGCACAAGTCAAGGCCAAGACAGACAGGATCAGGGCCAATGTCAAGGCAGCCGGGATCGGGGCCAGGGCCAATGCAGTGCAGGCTAAGGCTAAAGCAAtacgggccagggccagggccgaaGCCAAGATGGCTCAGACCCAACCCAGGGCTAGGGGCAATGGCAGGCCACAGGGGTCTGTTCAGGCCAGGACTACCAAGAGTGTTCAGATAGGCCACCCCGAGACTCTgggacaaaaaaggaaaagagatgaGGAAGCAACGGATCTTCCACCCGGAAAGAGAACACGGCGAGGGCCTTGGTCCCCTAAGGCCAGGCGAGGGCCTGGAACAGCAAAACTGCTGAAATTCTGGGCTATCAAGGTGGACAGGCAGTCCTCGGACGATGAGGTGCGGCAGCAGGCTCAGCGGATCCTCTGCGTGAACCTGTCTCCTATAATACAGCTCCAGCCGTTGCTGCCAGACTCAACATCTACCCTGACTCCTTCACAGAGCAATGTTTGGGGAAACTGA